In the bacterium genome, one interval contains:
- a CDS encoding bifunctional (p)ppGpp synthetase/guanosine-3',5'-bis(diphosphate) 3'-pyrophosphohydrolase, protein MKEDIVRMAKAIDFAARAHAPQRRKGEAEEPYVNHLAEVALLVAEATQGADASLVIAAYLHDTIEDREVMHETLVAEFGQDVADLVREVTDDKSLKKEERKRLQIEHARSASPRAKHLKLADKISNLNSILSSPPAEWSAERKREYFDWAAQVVAGCRGVNSWLEARFDAACARRAELG, encoded by the coding sequence ATGAAGGAAGACATCGTGAGGATGGCGAAGGCCATCGATTTCGCGGCGCGGGCGCACGCGCCACAGCGACGCAAGGGCGAGGCCGAAGAGCCCTACGTGAACCATCTCGCCGAAGTGGCGCTGCTGGTGGCCGAAGCCACGCAGGGGGCGGACGCCAGCCTGGTGATCGCGGCCTATCTGCACGACACCATCGAGGACCGGGAGGTGATGCATGAAACGCTCGTCGCCGAATTCGGCCAGGATGTCGCCGACCTCGTCCGCGAGGTGACCGACGACAAATCCCTGAAAAAGGAAGAGAGGAAGCGGCTGCAGATCGAGCACGCCCGCAGCGCCTCGCCGCGCGCGAAGCACCTCAAGCTCGCCGACAAGATCTCGAACCTGAACTCGATCCTCTCCAGCCCGCCCGCCGAATGGAGCGCGGAGAGGAAGCGCGAGTATTTCGACTGGGCGGCACAAGTGGTCGCCGGATGCCGAGGCGTCAATTCGTGGCTGGAGGCACGCTTCGACGCGGCCTGCGCCCGACGCGCCGAGCTGGGATGA
- a CDS encoding methionine adenosyltransferase, translated as MSHGLFTSESVSEGHPDKLADRISDAIVDAFLELDPCARVACETMLADQHVVLAGEFKTADRAVFEHVRSRTETIARDVIRRTGYRDAATGIDPVRCTVDVRFNGQSEGISIGVDRADGVLGAGDQGLMFGYACDETPELMPAPIVFAHRLVRRQAELRMSGVLPWLQPDAKSQVSFRYEDGVPAAIEAVVLSTQHAEGIGLDELREAVRREIIDPVIPSALRGADYRDYINPTGCFITGGPKGDTGLTGRKIIVDTYGGAAPHGGGAFSGKDPSKVDRSAAYMARLLAKTAVARGWAKRCLVQLSYAIGVAEPVSFLVETFGTGGAPGAEIAERLGQEFDLTPGGIIERLKLARPIYFDTAAYGHFGRGGPSFSWEDAR; from the coding sequence ATGAGCCATGGTTTGTTCACCTCGGAGTCCGTCTCCGAGGGCCACCCCGACAAGCTGGCGGACCGCATCTCGGACGCCATCGTCGACGCCTTCCTCGAACTGGACCCGTGCGCCCGCGTCGCCTGCGAGACCATGCTCGCCGACCAGCATGTCGTGCTGGCCGGCGAGTTCAAGACGGCAGACCGTGCGGTGTTCGAGCACGTCCGCTCTCGCACCGAAACCATCGCCCGCGACGTCATCCGCAGGACCGGGTACCGGGATGCCGCGACGGGCATCGATCCTGTGCGCTGCACGGTCGATGTGCGCTTCAACGGCCAGTCTGAAGGCATCTCCATTGGCGTAGACCGCGCCGACGGCGTGCTGGGCGCGGGCGACCAGGGCCTGATGTTCGGCTACGCCTGCGACGAGACGCCCGAACTGATGCCGGCGCCCATCGTGTTCGCGCACCGCCTGGTGCGCCGCCAGGCGGAACTGCGCATGAGCGGCGTGCTGCCCTGGCTGCAGCCGGACGCCAAGTCGCAGGTGAGCTTCCGCTACGAGGACGGTGTCCCCGCTGCAATAGAGGCGGTGGTCCTTTCCACCCAGCACGCGGAAGGCATCGGGCTCGATGAACTGCGCGAGGCGGTGAGGCGGGAGATCATCGACCCGGTTATCCCCTCGGCCCTGCGCGGCGCGGACTACCGCGACTACATCAACCCCACCGGGTGCTTCATCACCGGCGGGCCGAAGGGCGATACGGGGCTCACCGGGCGCAAGATCATCGTCGACACCTACGGCGGGGCTGCTCCCCATGGCGGCGGCGCCTTCTCCGGCAAGGATCCTTCCAAGGTGGATCGCTCGGCGGCCTACATGGCGCGCCTTCTCGCCAAGACGGCGGTAGCCCGGGGCTGGGCGAAGCGCTGCCTGGTGCAGCTTTCCTACGCCATCGGCGTGGCCGAGCCGGTGAGCTTCCTGGTCGAGACCTTCGGAACAGGTGGTGCGCCGGGCGCGGAGATCGCGGAACGGCTCGGACAGGAATTCGACCTCACCCCGGGCGGGATCATCGAGCGGCTGAAGCTGGCGCGGCCGATTTACTTCGACACGGCGGCCTACGGCCACTTCGGGCGAGGCGGGCCGTCTTTCAGCTGGGAGGATGCGAGATGA